One Gimesia sp. DNA segment encodes these proteins:
- a CDS encoding NADP-dependent oxidoreductase has protein sequence MLSRRFQLTAYPDGEPTLDNFELVETELSDPGENEFLVQNEWLSVDPYMRGRMREGDSYVAPFQIGAPMEGACVGKVIASKHGEFSAGDYVLGNQGWRDTWISDGTGVTKVDPQAAPLSAYLSIMGMTGMTAYVGTLKIGGLQPGDRVFVSAASGAVGSIVCQIAKIKGCYVVGSAGSQAKIDWLKDKAGIDAAFNYREVDDVSAALQQHAPEGIDLYFDNVGGDHLQAALDNMNDHGRIVCCGMISTYNDKTPQPGPANLFKIITKRLRMQGFLVFDHIDMQAEFQQQMGEWVKAGKVHWEETVTTGLENTPAAFLDLFQGNKMGKAVVQVNP, from the coding sequence ATGCTCTCACGTCGTTTCCAGTTAACAGCCTATCCCGATGGAGAACCCACGCTCGACAATTTCGAACTGGTCGAAACCGAACTCAGCGATCCTGGAGAAAATGAATTCCTCGTCCAAAACGAATGGCTCTCCGTCGATCCCTACATGCGGGGACGCATGCGGGAAGGGGACAGCTATGTCGCACCTTTTCAGATCGGGGCGCCGATGGAAGGGGCCTGTGTCGGGAAAGTCATCGCTTCAAAGCATGGGGAGTTTTCCGCAGGCGATTATGTGTTAGGCAACCAGGGTTGGCGGGATACTTGGATTTCGGATGGCACAGGCGTGACGAAAGTCGATCCCCAAGCAGCACCATTGTCGGCTTATCTGAGCATCATGGGAATGACAGGTATGACCGCTTATGTGGGGACACTGAAGATCGGCGGACTCCAGCCCGGAGATCGTGTGTTTGTCTCCGCTGCCTCGGGTGCCGTCGGTTCGATCGTCTGTCAGATCGCGAAAATCAAGGGCTGTTATGTCGTGGGAAGTGCCGGTTCACAGGCCAAGATCGACTGGCTTAAAGACAAAGCCGGTATCGATGCCGCATTCAATTACCGGGAAGTTGACGATGTTTCCGCGGCGTTGCAGCAACACGCACCGGAAGGCATTGATCTCTATTTCGACAATGTGGGCGGCGATCACCTGCAGGCAGCCCTGGATAATATGAATGACCATGGCCGCATTGTCTGCTGTGGAATGATCTCAACCTATAACGACAAAACACCACAGCCCGGCCCGGCGAACCTGTTTAAAATCATTACCAAACGGCTCCGCATGCAGGGTTTTCTCGTGTTTGATCACATTGACATGCAGGCCGAGTTCCAGCAGCAGATGGGAGAATGGGTTAAAGCCGGCAAAGTTCACTGGGAAGAGACCGTGACTACGGGACTCGAAAACACCCCCGCCGCGTTTCTCGATCTGTTTCAGGGGAACAAGATGGGAAAAGCGGTCGTGCAGGTGAATCCATGA
- a CDS encoding DUF1501 domain-containing protein, with protein sequence MSTGRMSKSVSRRTFLKSSALGISAGWVSGRGINAGAGLKLNPGQKSVVMIYLPGGPTQFETFDPKPESPVEIRGSFLPTQTKVPGVQFCELLPRLSSIADRFSVIRTLVGMENRHESFQCYTGRAGGRTEDGEPAGGWPAFGSVISQLLGPGANGMIPYVDAAPKMSYGPYNNNGSHLQGNPSWPGFTGFKHIPFTLEGEVKSDLVLHGIDLTRLNQRKSLLQSVKRSQQQIDGEGLDNFQNQAFEMLTSGRFAEAMDLEREPQSVRERYGALQKTDPSFGGAPQSPQHLLLARRLVEAGVRCVTVAFGAWDWHANREGSIEYLSKKYLPLFDQSLAVFLQDLDERGLLEQTTVIVWGEFGRTPRINAKGGRDHWPGTQSVLMAGGGIQGGRIIGQTDRVGGVPADRPVHVQEIFATLYRNVGVDLATAQITDLSGRPRYLVDDNRFPIPELY encoded by the coding sequence ATGAGTACTGGCCGCATGAGCAAATCTGTTTCTCGACGGACTTTCCTGAAGTCCAGCGCTCTGGGTATCTCTGCCGGCTGGGTATCGGGACGGGGGATCAATGCGGGTGCGGGCTTGAAACTGAATCCGGGGCAGAAATCAGTGGTGATGATCTACCTTCCCGGTGGGCCGACCCAGTTTGAAACGTTTGATCCCAAGCCCGAGTCTCCTGTTGAGATCAGGGGCTCCTTTCTCCCGACCCAGACCAAAGTACCGGGAGTTCAGTTCTGTGAACTCCTGCCTCGCCTCTCCTCAATTGCTGATCGTTTTTCTGTGATCCGGACTCTGGTTGGCATGGAAAACCGGCATGAATCGTTTCAGTGCTACACCGGTCGCGCTGGGGGGAGAACAGAAGATGGTGAGCCTGCAGGCGGCTGGCCAGCCTTTGGTTCGGTGATCTCTCAACTGCTGGGCCCCGGCGCAAACGGGATGATTCCCTATGTCGATGCGGCTCCGAAAATGAGCTATGGACCGTATAACAATAACGGGAGTCATCTGCAGGGGAATCCTTCCTGGCCTGGATTCACCGGCTTCAAACACATTCCGTTTACGCTGGAAGGGGAAGTGAAATCAGACCTGGTGCTGCATGGGATCGACCTGACACGCTTGAACCAGCGGAAATCCCTGTTGCAGTCTGTGAAGCGCAGTCAGCAGCAGATCGACGGAGAAGGTTTGGACAATTTTCAGAATCAGGCTTTTGAAATGTTGACCTCCGGTCGCTTTGCTGAAGCCATGGATCTTGAGCGGGAACCACAGTCAGTCCGCGAGCGTTACGGTGCCTTGCAGAAAACCGATCCCAGCTTTGGTGGCGCACCACAGAGTCCACAGCATCTGTTACTGGCGCGTCGACTGGTCGAGGCCGGTGTCCGCTGCGTGACCGTCGCTTTTGGTGCCTGGGACTGGCATGCCAACCGCGAAGGTTCTATTGAATACCTGTCGAAGAAATACCTGCCGCTGTTTGATCAGTCACTGGCGGTCTTCCTGCAGGACCTGGATGAACGTGGTTTGCTGGAACAGACGACGGTCATCGTCTGGGGAGAATTCGGGCGGACTCCCCGTATCAACGCCAAAGGGGGCCGCGACCACTGGCCCGGGACACAGTCCGTTCTCATGGCGGGAGGTGGAATTCAGGGAGGCCGTATCATCGGGCAAACCGATCGGGTGGGAGGTGTTCCCGCAGACCGTCCGGTGCATGTTCAGGAGATCTTTGCGACCCTCTATCGGAATGTGGGCGTTGATCTGGCGACGGCCCAGATTACCGATCTCTCGGGACGCCCTCGTTATCTGGTTGACGACAATCGATTTCCGATTCCGGAACTGTATTGA
- a CDS encoding DUF5958 family protein encodes MSTRENEIKLNQIRQGVIPDAEGQAWFAALEAAEQKSVLYLLNFICQQAGPTTADVLPAIEHAGLKSIYTPCVMLQRSKLREASAKALQLPSNEYLKLFRLMIALFKIADQRRRVFCYAQCRHWWHQDLSSEEVLQSIRKPP; translated from the coding sequence ATGAGCACGCGCGAGAATGAAATCAAGCTCAACCAGATACGCCAGGGAGTCATTCCTGACGCCGAGGGCCAGGCGTGGTTCGCTGCTCTGGAGGCGGCAGAGCAAAAGTCCGTTCTCTATCTGTTGAATTTTATCTGCCAGCAGGCGGGACCTACAACAGCAGACGTCTTACCAGCCATTGAACATGCTGGCCTGAAATCGATTTATACACCTTGTGTCATGTTACAGCGTAGTAAACTGCGGGAAGCCAGCGCGAAGGCACTTCAGCTTCCATCAAACGAGTATCTGAAGCTCTTTCGTTTGATGATCGCTTTATTCAAAATTGCGGATCAGCGTCGCCGGGTATTCTGTTATGCGCAGTGTCGGCACTGGTGGCACCAGGATCTCTCCAGTGAAGAGGTCTTACAGTCGATCAGAAAACCACCCTAA
- a CDS encoding sulfatase, whose amino-acid sequence MVRFLSVLLLLVVTGLPSVSAAEQRPNVVLFLVDDMGWMDSEPYGSKFYETPNMTRLSQQSMRFTNAYAVPLCSPTRASILTGQYSSRHGITSASGHQPPRPADFEYLPKTAKPNQKLRMPISKNYLDLEQYTLAEALRDAGYRTGHFGKWHLGLTAAHRPDKQGFETVWHCAPDPGPPSYFSPYGVFPDGKPTGRHHVGNITDGPEGEHITDRLTDEALKFIDAHQDEPFYLNLWHYSVHGPWQHKEAYTAEFAKKKDPRGEQKNPVMASMLRNVDESLGRILDKLDQLKLSENTLLIFYSDNGGNAHSWSSEDPKIQKINEKHPKYATIKSYRKWAGGEPPTNNAPLREGKGRIYEGGQRVPLMVRWPGHIQPGSTSDAIVGPIDVYPTILDAVKVKRNPEQIIDGESILPVLEQTGEMQRTAWFTWFPHLIPAVSVRQGDWKLIRRFEPHPKYPEVRELYNLKADIGETQNLAATHPEKVKALDALIDEFVKETGALYPQPNPSYNPRSREGAPQRGPLHGLVPKFSKLTLVDGGARLVADGRSPFLGTAQVKHRGPVTLKLRVKSPQGGTGKVVWKTAAQEGFPKSGQTVEFACKASPNWQEVEVTLPVEGMSGIFRLYLPVSEGALVIGLIEFRSAKTNRPVRVWDFSKGNG is encoded by the coding sequence ATGGTTCGTTTTCTGTCCGTGCTGTTGTTGCTGGTCGTAACTGGCCTGCCCTCTGTGTCTGCTGCTGAGCAGCGTCCGAATGTCGTGCTGTTCCTGGTGGATGACATGGGCTGGATGGACAGCGAGCCTTATGGTTCTAAGTTCTATGAAACGCCAAACATGACGCGACTGTCTCAGCAGTCAATGCGGTTTACGAATGCCTACGCGGTTCCCCTTTGTTCGCCGACGCGGGCGTCAATTCTAACGGGACAGTATTCGTCCCGGCACGGGATCACCAGTGCCAGCGGCCATCAGCCGCCGCGTCCTGCCGATTTTGAATATCTACCCAAGACGGCGAAGCCGAATCAGAAGCTACGGATGCCGATCAGCAAGAATTACCTCGATCTGGAACAATATACGCTGGCAGAGGCGCTGCGGGACGCCGGTTATCGGACGGGGCACTTCGGAAAATGGCATCTGGGGCTCACGGCGGCGCACCGCCCGGACAAACAGGGATTTGAAACCGTCTGGCATTGTGCTCCTGATCCGGGGCCGCCCAGCTATTTTTCGCCGTATGGTGTATTCCCGGATGGTAAGCCCACGGGTCGACATCATGTGGGGAATATTACCGACGGGCCCGAGGGGGAACACATAACCGACCGACTGACTGATGAAGCGCTGAAGTTCATCGACGCCCACCAGGATGAGCCGTTCTATTTGAATCTCTGGCATTACTCGGTACATGGGCCGTGGCAGCATAAAGAAGCCTATACGGCTGAGTTCGCGAAAAAGAAAGATCCACGCGGTGAGCAGAAGAATCCGGTGATGGCTTCGATGCTGCGTAACGTGGATGAGAGTCTGGGACGGATTCTGGACAAGCTGGACCAGCTCAAGCTGTCTGAGAACACTCTGCTCATCTTCTATTCGGATAATGGCGGAAACGCGCACAGCTGGAGCAGCGAAGATCCCAAGATTCAGAAGATCAATGAAAAGCACCCCAAGTATGCAACGATCAAGAGCTATCGCAAGTGGGCGGGTGGTGAACCGCCGACGAATAACGCCCCTCTGCGGGAAGGGAAAGGCCGGATCTATGAAGGGGGACAGCGGGTGCCCCTGATGGTCCGCTGGCCGGGGCACATTCAACCGGGGAGTACCAGCGACGCAATTGTCGGACCGATCGACGTGTACCCCACGATTCTGGATGCCGTGAAAGTGAAACGGAATCCTGAGCAGATCATCGATGGCGAGTCGATCCTGCCCGTACTGGAGCAGACGGGCGAGATGCAGCGGACCGCCTGGTTCACCTGGTTTCCACATCTGATCCCAGCGGTGTCGGTCCGCCAGGGAGACTGGAAGCTGATCCGCCGGTTTGAGCCCCACCCGAAATATCCCGAAGTCCGCGAACTATATAATCTGAAAGCGGACATCGGTGAGACACAGAATCTGGCGGCGACGCATCCCGAGAAAGTCAAAGCACTCGATGCACTGATTGATGAGTTCGTCAAAGAGACCGGCGCGCTGTATCCACAGCCCAACCCGTCTTACAACCCCCGTTCCCGGGAAGGGGCTCCTCAGCGAGGTCCCCTGCACGGGCTGGTTCCGAAGTTTTCCAAACTGACACTGGTCGATGGGGGCGCCCGGTTGGTAGCCGACGGCCGGTCTCCGTTCCTGGGAACAGCCCAGGTCAAACATCGTGGACCGGTGACACTCAAGTTACGTGTTAAAAGTCCGCAAGGTGGGACTGGAAAGGTCGTCTGGAAGACAGCTGCGCAGGAGGGCTTCCCAAAGTCAGGTCAAACCGTGGAATTCGCATGCAAGGCCAGTCCGAACTGGCAGGAAGTGGAAGTCACGCTGCCTGTGGAAGGCATGAGTGGCATTTTTCGTTTGTACCTGCCGGTCTCTGAGGGAGCTCTGGTGATTGGACTGATAGAATTTCGTTCGGCAAAGACAAACCGCCCGGTGCGTGTGTGGGATTTCAGTAAGGGCAACGGTTGA
- the metH gene encoding methionine synthase, whose product MSDRAARIEALYAAVQQRILILDGAMGTMIQNHKLKEADYRGKRFADYHMDIAGNNDLLSLTQPDIIREIHREYLEAGADIIEANTFNATRLSQSDYEMEELVYELNYESAKLAREVADEFTAANPEKPRWVAGILGPTSRTCSISPDVNDPGARNVTYDELVENYLESIDGLVKGGTDLLLIETIFDTLNAKAAVFAVHTYFERENIELPIMISGTITDASGRTLSGQTTEAFWNSLAHARPFSIGLNCALGAQELRQYVKELSRVADTYVSAHPNAGLPNEFGEYDQSASEMAAIVDEFATSGFLNILGGCCGTTPAHIKAIAQAMEGKPPRKIPEIEPALRLSGLEPLNITKESLFTNVGERCNVTGSARFKRLIKESDYDTALEVALQQVQNGADIMDVNMDEGMLDAVAAMTSFLNLVATEPEIARVPVMVDSSKWEVIEAGLKCIQGKPIVNSISLKEGEAEFLDKARLCQRYGAAVVIMAFDEDGQADTKQRKIEICERSYRLLLDKLDFAPQDIIFDPNIFAVATGIDEHNNYAVDFIEATDWIHKNLPHVSISGGVSNVSFSFRGNNPVREAIHSVFLYHAIQVGMNMGIVNASQLAVYDDLPAELKEKVEDVILNRNSNATEALLEIAEKYRGDGKTGGTSTEDLTWRELPVTERIAHALVKGISTYIIEDSEEARQQLPRPLDVIEGPLMDGMNVVGDLFGAGKMFLPQVVKSARVMKQAVAYLQPYIEEEKTESSKTNGRILMATVKGDVHDIGKNIVGVVLQCNNFEVIDLGVMVPCEKILQTAREKECDIIGLSGLITPSLDEMVTVACEMERLEMDLPLLIGGATTSKAHTAVKIEPQYKRNQVVYVPDASRAVGVASSLLSDEHHAKYVKGIKEEYAVVRERVANRKPQGAPVPYAEAVKQGLQIDWDNYMPPTPGFTGTQVLDNYPLEDLVKYIDWTPFFISWDLVGKYPRILEDEIIGEAARDLFKNAQAMLQKIIDEKLLTARAVIGFWPANRVNGDDIEVYDNTDREHTVARLHHIRQQIRKRGQEEAPLMSLADFVAPKESGKIDYIGGFVVTAGIGAEEIARKYQEDHDDYNSIMVKALADRLAEAFAEHLHERVRKEFWGYAASETLDNEALIKEQYTGIRPAPGYPACPDHTEKDTLFKMLNATPEIGVSLTDHFAMSPAAAVSGWYLSYPESRYFHVGKIDRDQLESLAERKQMSHDELSRWLRPVLLDENGN is encoded by the coding sequence ATGTCCGACCGTGCCGCTCGTATCGAAGCCCTTTATGCCGCTGTCCAGCAACGAATTCTGATTCTGGACGGGGCGATGGGGACGATGATCCAGAACCATAAGCTCAAGGAAGCCGATTATCGGGGCAAACGGTTTGCTGATTACCACATGGATATCGCGGGAAACAACGACCTGCTCTCGTTGACTCAGCCGGACATCATCCGTGAAATCCACCGTGAATACCTTGAGGCCGGCGCGGACATCATTGAGGCCAATACATTTAACGCGACCCGTCTCTCGCAGAGCGACTACGAGATGGAGGAACTGGTCTACGAGCTGAACTATGAATCAGCGAAACTGGCCCGCGAAGTGGCTGACGAATTCACAGCCGCCAATCCGGAGAAACCACGCTGGGTCGCGGGTATTCTGGGACCCACCAGCCGCACCTGTTCGATTTCTCCCGATGTGAACGATCCAGGCGCCCGCAATGTCACCTACGATGAACTGGTCGAGAACTACCTTGAATCAATCGATGGGCTGGTCAAAGGGGGCACCGACCTGCTCCTCATCGAGACCATCTTCGATACACTGAATGCGAAAGCCGCCGTCTTTGCCGTTCACACTTACTTCGAGCGGGAAAACATTGAACTCCCCATCATGATTTCCGGGACAATCACGGATGCCTCAGGACGGACATTATCGGGGCAGACGACCGAAGCCTTCTGGAACTCGCTGGCACATGCCCGCCCGTTCTCGATCGGTCTGAACTGTGCGCTGGGAGCACAGGAGCTCAGGCAGTACGTGAAAGAGCTGTCGCGCGTCGCGGATACTTACGTTTCAGCGCACCCCAATGCCGGTTTGCCGAATGAATTCGGTGAGTACGATCAGAGCGCCTCCGAGATGGCTGCCATTGTCGACGAATTCGCTACCAGCGGCTTCCTGAACATTCTCGGTGGTTGTTGTGGTACGACGCCGGCTCACATCAAAGCCATTGCGCAGGCGATGGAAGGTAAACCGCCTCGCAAGATTCCCGAAATCGAACCTGCACTCCGGCTTTCCGGACTGGAGCCGTTGAACATCACCAAAGAGAGTCTGTTCACAAATGTGGGCGAACGCTGCAACGTCACCGGTTCGGCCCGGTTCAAGCGACTGATCAAGGAGTCTGATTACGATACGGCTTTGGAAGTCGCTCTGCAGCAGGTTCAGAACGGCGCTGACATCATGGATGTCAACATGGACGAAGGCATGCTTGATGCCGTGGCTGCGATGACCTCCTTTCTGAATCTGGTCGCGACCGAACCGGAAATCGCCCGGGTTCCCGTCATGGTCGACTCTTCCAAGTGGGAAGTCATCGAAGCCGGTCTGAAATGCATTCAGGGTAAACCGATTGTCAACTCGATCAGCCTCAAAGAAGGGGAAGCAGAGTTTCTGGACAAGGCGCGCCTCTGTCAGCGCTACGGGGCCGCCGTGGTTATCATGGCCTTCGACGAAGACGGGCAGGCCGATACAAAACAGCGTAAGATTGAAATCTGCGAACGCTCGTATCGCCTGTTGTTGGACAAGCTCGATTTCGCACCGCAAGACATCATTTTCGACCCGAATATCTTCGCCGTGGCCACCGGGATCGATGAGCACAATAACTACGCCGTCGACTTCATCGAAGCGACCGACTGGATTCATAAAAACCTGCCTCACGTGAGTATCTCCGGAGGTGTTTCCAACGTTTCATTCTCTTTCCGGGGAAATAACCCGGTTCGTGAAGCCATTCACTCGGTCTTTCTCTATCACGCCATTCAGGTCGGCATGAATATGGGGATCGTGAATGCCAGCCAGCTGGCCGTTTACGACGATCTGCCCGCGGAGCTCAAGGAGAAGGTTGAGGATGTGATCCTGAACCGGAATTCCAACGCCACCGAGGCCCTGCTGGAAATCGCCGAAAAATACCGTGGTGATGGGAAAACAGGGGGGACATCCACTGAAGACCTTACCTGGCGCGAACTGCCCGTGACCGAGCGCATCGCGCATGCACTGGTGAAGGGGATCTCGACCTACATCATCGAAGATTCCGAAGAAGCCCGTCAGCAGTTGCCCCGTCCGCTGGATGTCATCGAAGGTCCGCTGATGGATGGCATGAATGTCGTCGGCGATCTCTTCGGGGCAGGGAAGATGTTTCTCCCGCAGGTGGTGAAATCGGCCCGTGTGATGAAGCAGGCCGTCGCCTATCTGCAGCCTTACATCGAAGAGGAAAAAACGGAATCCAGTAAGACCAACGGTCGCATCCTGATGGCAACCGTGAAGGGGGACGTCCACGATATCGGCAAGAATATCGTCGGCGTGGTACTGCAGTGCAATAACTTCGAAGTCATCGATCTCGGCGTGATGGTCCCCTGTGAAAAAATTCTGCAGACGGCCCGTGAAAAAGAGTGTGACATCATCGGCCTGTCCGGCCTGATTACTCCGTCTCTCGACGAAATGGTCACCGTGGCCTGTGAAATGGAACGTCTGGAGATGGATCTCCCCCTGCTGATCGGTGGTGCCACCACGTCCAAGGCACATACCGCGGTCAAGATTGAACCGCAGTACAAACGCAATCAGGTGGTCTACGTGCCTGACGCTTCCCGGGCCGTCGGTGTCGCCAGTTCGCTTCTCTCGGATGAACATCACGCCAAGTATGTCAAAGGGATTAAAGAGGAGTATGCTGTGGTTCGCGAGCGGGTCGCCAATCGTAAACCGCAGGGCGCACCCGTCCCTTATGCGGAAGCCGTTAAACAGGGCCTCCAGATCGACTGGGATAACTACATGCCACCCACCCCCGGCTTTACAGGCACTCAGGTGCTCGACAATTACCCGCTGGAAGATCTGGTGAAATACATCGACTGGACTCCTTTCTTCATCAGCTGGGATCTGGTCGGCAAGTATCCGCGGATTCTGGAAGACGAAATCATCGGCGAAGCTGCCCGCGACCTGTTTAAGAACGCACAGGCGATGCTGCAGAAGATTATCGACGAAAAACTGCTCACCGCGCGCGCCGTTATCGGCTTCTGGCCCGCCAACCGCGTCAACGGCGATGACATCGAAGTCTACGATAACACCGACCGCGAGCACACGGTTGCCCGCCTGCATCACATCCGCCAGCAGATCCGCAAGCGGGGACAGGAAGAAGCACCGCTGATGTCGCTCGCGGACTTCGTCGCCCCGAAAGAGAGTGGGAAAATCGACTATATCGGCGGCTTCGTCGTCACCGCCGGTATCGGGGCCGAAGAAATCGCCCGGAAGTATCAGGAAGACCACGATGACTACAACAGCATCATGGTCAAGGCCCTCGCTGACCGTCTGGCAGAAGCGTTTGCAGAGCATCTGCACGAACGGGTCCGCAAAGAGTTCTGGGGTTATGCCGCTTCAGAAACGCTCGACAATGAAGCGTTGATCAAGGAGCAGTACACGGGGATCCGTCCCGCTCCCGGCTATCCGGCCTGTCCCGATCATACCGAAAAGGACACGCTGTTCAAGATGCTCAATGCCACACCTGAAATCGGCGTGAGCCTCACAGATCACTTCGCGATGAGCCCGGCTGCCGCGGTTTCGGGCTGGTATCTCTCTTATCCGGAATCACGCTATTTCCATGTCGGCAAGATCGACAGGGACCAGCTGGAATCGCTGGCCGAACGGAAGCAGATGTCTCACGACGAACTCTCCCGCTGGCTGCGTCCCGTCCTCTTGGATGAGAACGGAAACTGA
- a CDS encoding histone deacetylase: MALLYSDPIFLKHETGGLPENPARIVPAVRRATQVALHAHCRQRSFSEVSEARLERVHSDHYVKYVRNFCEQGGGFISPDTTVCPASWEVARMAAGAACDAVEQVLKGHSDRAFCLIRPPGHHASREQAMGFCLFNNVAIAARLAIDEFGLERVMIIDWDVHHGDGTQELFWEDGQVGFLSVHRSSFCVKSGFADETGAGAGLGTTVNLPLEYGISREEYLSQFTAAAEQLAEKIRPQLILISAGFDAHKDDPVGSLGLESEDFARLTRVVLDLADVHAEQRVVSLLEGGYNPQALAECIEHHLLELVSN, from the coding sequence ATGGCACTACTCTATTCGGATCCCATCTTTCTCAAACATGAAACAGGCGGTCTCCCGGAAAATCCGGCGCGGATCGTGCCTGCTGTCCGCCGGGCGACTCAGGTTGCACTTCACGCACATTGTCGTCAGCGATCCTTCAGCGAGGTCAGTGAGGCACGACTCGAACGCGTACACTCGGATCACTATGTGAAGTATGTGCGAAATTTCTGTGAACAGGGGGGCGGTTTTATCAGCCCCGATACCACCGTCTGCCCCGCATCCTGGGAGGTCGCCCGCATGGCCGCTGGTGCCGCCTGCGATGCCGTCGAGCAGGTGCTCAAGGGACACTCCGACCGGGCTTTCTGTCTGATTCGTCCCCCCGGACATCACGCATCACGCGAGCAGGCTATGGGGTTTTGCCTCTTTAATAACGTGGCCATCGCGGCGCGGCTGGCCATCGACGAGTTCGGACTGGAACGGGTCATGATCATCGACTGGGACGTGCATCACGGCGATGGCACCCAGGAACTCTTCTGGGAAGACGGGCAGGTCGGTTTCCTGTCCGTGCATCGGTCTTCGTTCTGTGTGAAGTCAGGCTTTGCAGACGAAACCGGCGCGGGAGCCGGACTTGGAACGACCGTCAACCTTCCGTTAGAATATGGTATCTCGCGCGAAGAATATCTCAGCCAGTTCACCGCTGCCGCAGAACAGCTGGCTGAAAAAATCAGACCTCAGTTAATTCTGATCAGTGCGGGATTCGATGCACACAAGGATGACCCGGTGGGATCACTGGGGCTGGAAAGCGAAGACTTCGCGCGACTGACCCGGGTGGTGCTCGATCTGGCCGACGTTCATGCAGAACAGCGTGTCGTCAGCCTGCTCGAAGGGGGCTACAATCCCCAGGCACTGGCAGAGTGTATTGAACATCATCTTCTGGAGCTGGTCTCAAACTGA
- a CDS encoding formate/nitrite transporter family protein, translated as MNAATDLQSDGLEEAKKAPGQILQAELVEAMDALTRSSLRLFLSGLSAGLDIGFSLFLVAVVQTLGQGSLSEPVLKILVGMMYSFGFILVVVGRSELFTEQTSLAILPLLSRQASFKMVIRLWGIVYLANLIGAMLFAVLVVIIGPALGVIDVKVFGELSRSIVDHPGWVILLSGMLAGWLMGLLSWLVYAGRDTISQILIVFLITSVIGLGHLHHCIVGSVEVLAGVFADPGTTLADYGHFLLWTTAGNALGGVIFVSLLKYGHAHASQYERKSKY; from the coding sequence ATGAACGCTGCAACCGATTTACAATCTGATGGCCTCGAAGAGGCGAAGAAAGCCCCCGGGCAGATCCTGCAGGCCGAACTCGTCGAAGCCATGGATGCACTGACGCGATCCTCACTCCGTCTGTTTCTGTCGGGGCTCTCCGCGGGACTGGATATCGGCTTCAGTCTGTTTCTGGTGGCCGTCGTGCAAACCCTGGGGCAGGGGAGTCTCTCTGAACCAGTGCTCAAAATTCTGGTCGGCATGATGTATTCATTCGGTTTCATCCTGGTCGTCGTAGGACGTTCGGAACTGTTTACCGAGCAGACCAGCCTCGCGATTCTCCCACTGCTTTCCCGCCAGGCATCTTTCAAAATGGTGATCCGGCTGTGGGGAATTGTCTATCTCGCCAACCTCATCGGGGCGATGCTGTTTGCCGTGCTGGTTGTCATCATCGGGCCAGCCCTGGGCGTGATTGATGTCAAAGTCTTTGGCGAGTTAAGCCGTTCAATCGTCGACCATCCCGGCTGGGTGATCCTGTTAAGTGGCATGCTCGCCGGCTGGCTGATGGGCTTATTGTCCTGGCTGGTCTATGCCGGTCGTGATACGATCAGCCAGATTCTGATCGTCTTTCTGATCACGTCAGTCATTGGTCTGGGACACTTGCATCACTGTATTGTCGGCAGTGTCGAAGTGCTGGCGGGAGTCTTCGCCGATCCCGGTACGACTCTGGCGGATTATGGTCACTTTCTGCTCTGGACCACTGCCGGAAATGCCTTGGGCGGCGTGATCTTTGTCTCCCTGCTCAAATACGGCCACGCCCACGCCAGTCAGTACGAGCGCAAATCAAAATACTAG
- a CDS encoding ATP:cob(I)alamin adenosyltransferase, with translation MAARGKVHLNMIVTKTGDAGETYINDGSRVPKTSKRIQALAVVEQIAVKLGYFIFACDQDVLHLPLAEDVTCQLNLTELAHSFQQEMYDLGSDLSTPFKEGETAGRFPQAKVEEITALIGELTPILEPLDSFILPQGSLRVLISHDIRTMVREAELKVWEIEEPVNPAVCQYLNRLSDFWFVFSRILQYEEQRSDEIEIKLWEPNQQHPRGVTIRKA, from the coding sequence ATGGCGGCACGCGGTAAAGTGCACCTGAATATGATCGTCACCAAAACGGGGGACGCGGGAGAAACGTATATCAACGATGGCTCGCGGGTGCCCAAGACATCGAAGCGGATCCAGGCACTGGCGGTGGTGGAACAGATTGCTGTTAAACTGGGTTATTTCATTTTCGCCTGCGACCAGGATGTGCTGCATCTTCCATTGGCGGAAGATGTGACGTGTCAGCTGAACCTGACTGAACTGGCACACTCATTTCAACAGGAGATGTATGATCTGGGTTCGGATTTGAGCACTCCGTTCAAGGAGGGCGAGACCGCAGGCCGCTTTCCACAGGCGAAGGTAGAAGAAATCACCGCGCTGATCGGAGAACTGACGCCGATTCTGGAACCGCTGGATTCATTTATTCTGCCACAGGGAAGCCTGCGGGTGTTGATCTCGCATGATATCCGCACCATGGTCCGAGAAGCGGAGCTCAAAGTCTGGGAAATCGAAGAGCCCGTGAACCCGGCTGTGTGTCAGTACCTGAATCGACTCTCCGATTTCTGGTTTGTGTTCAGCCGAATTCTGCAGTACGAAGAACAGCGGTCAGACGAGATTGAAATCAAGCTCTGGGAACCGAATCAGCAGCATCCACGCGGCGTGACGATTCGCAAAGCGTGA